In Halorientalis sp. LT38, a genomic segment contains:
- a CDS encoding sensor histidine kinase → MNGRFRDALSDRTGPWILVFPVLGTVFLLTALGRSITALSTSGGLLEAALNLLLLAVPGLVLLYAAFWLPNSDVDRAFYPRIAAWTVGGIVLMGVVLALRVAHPGVDVQFTFGTQAVLLSIGSIAGLGIGVNKAQALTHARALEAQYETQKRTEEKLEEAVEKLEASNERLEQFAYAASHDLQEPLRMVTSYLKLIDDRYGDELDDECTEFVEFAVDGAERMRGMIDGLLEYSRVDMQGESLRAVDLDAVLDDVLSDLKLRIEESGAEITREPLPTVCGDPRQMQQLFQNLLSNAIEYSGEEPPRIDVTATASDEKWTVSVRDHGIGIDGDDRDRIFEIFQRLHSVDDHAGSGIGLALCKRIVDRHDGEVRVESQPGSGSTFSVTLPAEGQSTDAPAGPEDRSTESTLNPDLLRSETVGAETAQDSRTD, encoded by the coding sequence ATGAACGGTCGTTTTCGCGACGCACTCTCGGACCGCACGGGCCCCTGGATCCTGGTGTTCCCGGTGCTCGGTACGGTGTTTCTCCTCACTGCGCTCGGGCGGTCGATCACCGCGCTCTCGACCAGTGGCGGGCTCCTCGAGGCGGCGCTGAACCTGCTCCTGCTCGCCGTTCCCGGCCTGGTGTTACTGTACGCCGCGTTCTGGCTACCGAACTCGGACGTCGACCGCGCGTTCTACCCGCGCATCGCGGCCTGGACCGTCGGCGGGATCGTCCTGATGGGCGTCGTGCTGGCGCTCCGCGTCGCACACCCGGGCGTCGACGTCCAGTTCACCTTCGGGACCCAGGCCGTCCTGTTGTCGATCGGCTCGATCGCGGGGCTCGGGATCGGCGTGAACAAGGCTCAGGCGCTCACGCACGCTCGAGCGCTCGAAGCGCAGTACGAGACCCAGAAGCGAACTGAAGAAAAACTGGAGGAGGCAGTCGAGAAACTGGAGGCGTCGAACGAACGGCTGGAGCAGTTCGCCTACGCCGCCTCGCACGACCTGCAGGAACCGCTCCGGATGGTGACGAGCTATCTGAAACTGATCGACGATCGCTACGGGGACGAACTCGACGACGAGTGCACGGAGTTCGTCGAGTTCGCGGTCGACGGCGCCGAACGGATGCGCGGCATGATCGACGGGCTGCTCGAGTACTCGCGTGTCGACATGCAGGGCGAGTCGTTGCGGGCCGTGGACCTGGACGCGGTCCTCGACGACGTGCTCAGCGACCTCAAGCTCAGGATCGAGGAGTCCGGCGCCGAGATCACGCGTGAACCGCTCCCGACAGTGTGCGGCGATCCCCGCCAGATGCAGCAACTGTTCCAGAACCTGCTCTCGAACGCCATCGAGTACAGCGGGGAGGAGCCGCCGCGAATCGACGTGACCGCCACGGCGTCGGACGAGAAATGGACCGTCTCGGTTCGCGACCACGGGATCGGCATCGACGGCGACGACCGCGACCGGATCTTCGAGATCTTCCAGCGGCTCCACTCCGTCGACGACCACGCCGGGTCCGGGATCGGGCTGGCGCTGTGCAAGCGGATCGTCGATCGCCACGACGGCGAGGTCCGGGTCGAGTCCCAACCAGGGTCCGGATCGACCTTCTCCGTCACGCTCCCGGCCGAGGGCCAGTCTACGGACGCCCCGGCCGGACCGGAAGACCGGTCGACGGAGTCGACGCTGAACCCGGATCTCCTGCGCTCCGAGACCGTCGGTGCGGAGACGGCCCAGGACTCCCGCACGGACTGA
- a CDS encoding helix-turn-helix domain-containing protein — MATEATFTVPADQFPLGTIFERLPDVTVELERIIPARDVVIPYFWVRGTIVDDIEGAFDEHPGIERIDFVDSVAHEHLLRVEWAMDYDDVLTTLTETRIALIEATGTNSHWTFEIRGDDRADIAAFQARCRELDIPITLTALHALTPIETGTETALTGPQQEALVLAYERGYFESPRKVTLADLGTELGISQQAVASRIRRGTNHVLGETLSAVAPPSP; from the coding sequence ATGGCCACAGAGGCGACCTTCACGGTACCCGCCGATCAGTTCCCGCTCGGGACTATATTCGAGCGGCTCCCGGACGTTACGGTCGAACTGGAGCGGATCATCCCCGCGCGCGACGTGGTGATCCCCTACTTCTGGGTCCGGGGGACGATCGTCGACGACATCGAGGGCGCGTTCGACGAGCATCCCGGCATCGAGCGAATCGACTTTGTCGACTCGGTCGCGCACGAGCACCTGCTGCGCGTCGAGTGGGCGATGGACTACGACGACGTGCTGACGACGCTGACGGAGACCCGTATCGCGCTCATCGAGGCGACAGGCACGAACAGCCACTGGACCTTCGAGATCAGGGGCGACGACCGGGCCGACATCGCCGCCTTCCAGGCTCGCTGTCGCGAACTGGATATCCCGATCACCCTGACCGCGCTCCACGCGCTCACCCCCATCGAGACGGGGACCGAGACGGCGCTCACCGGCCCGCAGCAGGAAGCGCTGGTCCTGGCATACGAACGCGGCTACTTCGAATCCCCGCGCAAAGTGACGCTGGCCGACCTCGGCACGGAACTGGGCATCTCACAGCAGGCCGTCGCCTCCCGTATCCGGCGCGGGACCAACCACGTCCTCGGCGAGACGCTCTCCGCCGTGGCGCCGCCCTCGCCCTGA